The following proteins are co-located in the Apium graveolens cultivar Ventura chromosome 5, ASM990537v1, whole genome shotgun sequence genome:
- the LOC141723741 gene encoding protein JOKA2-like isoform X2 → MATFIVIKVQYGETLRRFSSQIVDGKLDLDMNALREKVHSLYSFPVGSELVLTYIDEDKDVVTLADEEDLNDIVRQSLNPLRITVKLNTKKTARSHTKSSGNVTPVREPEVQIPLQVKSTSASDVLNSLPDTVRETILKLSTELGFDISSSSGYADLLDSLAKMGLSYLKEVSVSGAKGGPLESFNDATVIKDTNSSVAVMNTQVPEKKSNNTEQDKQSGFSENFVMKATDMENVKDKPSTLSAKTTSDTLNGTGGGKQDKGDNFRLHDKWGNRNTGSSEGSKAGNNAQFGHKMGAKKSIESLRWGNQVVRPQISKDARYGHKIEAVKSVEPRQGWYSEPWTGAESSFSNFSSVNKSQHPGCTDPFKRSYNPSNGISNIFHSGVRCDGCGIHPISGPRFKSKVKEDFDLCSICFADIGIEAEYIRMDHPMIYKDPMQQYCLGRQTTFPADHSKLDSCFILDVSNILDGTIITPSTQFTKIWRMKNNGSVVWPHGTHFVWIGGNLFSKTISCDLKIPAEGFPVDKEIDIAVDFTAPVQPGRYVSYWRMSTPSGHKFGQRVWVLIQVNSSFKDPFSKTVHGSILKWPPISGGVITDYQDNNVRGNPVYQDSLFNIENYGNYGKTIMEQMADTPYRGQGFSLPPDSTLLGAGAKSNSALLEASLPVQYPAVDLSKVEPVSAPQYSDAGVPNSMVGVGQDKDEVEKTLLQDLDEMGFKQVDLNKKLLRNNDYDLEGTLNDLCVWDPILME, encoded by the exons ATGGCGACTTTCATTGTCATAAAG GTTCAATACGGTGAAACGCTTAGGCGCTTCAGTTCACAAATTGTTGATGGGAAGCTCGATCTTGACATGAATGCACTTAGAGAGAAAGTCCATTCTCTTTATAGCTTTCCTGTTGGTTCTGAACTTGTTTTGACATACAttgatgaagataaagatgtGGTGACACTTGCTGATGAAGAAGATCTTAATGATATCGTGAGGCAGTCCCTGAATCCTCTGAGGATAACGGTGAAATTGAATACGAAAAAGACTGCTAGATCTCATACTAAATCAAGTGGAAATGTAACCCCTGTGAGAGAGCCTGAAGTTCAGATTCCGTTGCAAGTTAAGAGCACTAGTGCTTCTGACGTACTGAACTCTCTCCCAGATACTGTTCGTGAAACCATTTTGAAATTGTCAACTGAGTTGGGATTCGATATTAGCTCTTCATCAGGGTATGCCGATCTTCTTGATTCGTTAGCAAAGATGGGTCTTTCCTATCTGAAAGAGGTTTCTGTATCTGGTGCAAAAGGTGGACCTTTAGAAAGTTTTAATGATGCAACAGTGATTAAGGATACAAACAGTTCTGTAGCTGTCATGAACACACAAGTTCCTGAAAAGAAAAGCAACAACACAGAACAAGATAAGCAATCTGGTTTCTCTGAGAACTTTGTTATGAAAGCTACTGACATGGAAAATGTCAAGGATAAGCCTTCAACTTTGTCTGCAAAAACAACTTCCGACACATTAAATGGTACTGGTGGTGGCAAGCAAGATAAAGGTGATAACTTTCGTCTTCATGATAAATGGGGAAATCGAAATACTGGTTCATCTGAAGGGAGCAAGGCTGGAAACAATGCCCAATTTGGTCATAAGATGGGAGCTAAGAAGTCAATTGAATCCCTCCGGTGGGGGAACCAAGTTGTCCGCCCTCAAATCTCAAAAGATGCTCGATATGGTCATAAGATAGAGGCTGTGAAATCAGTTGAACCTCGTCAGGGGTGGTACAGTGAACCCTGGACTGGGGCTGAATCATCTTTTTCAAATTTCTCATCTGTGAATAAAAGTCAGCATCCTGGTTGCACAGACCCATTCAAAAGGAGTTACAACCCCAGTAATGGTATCAGCAATATCTTCCACAGTGGCGTTCGATGTGATGGCTGTGGCATCCATCCAATAAGTGGACCCCGTTTTAAATCTAAAGT GAAGGAGGATTTTGATTTGTGTAGCATATGCTTTGCTGATATAGGAATTGAGGCTGAATACATTAGAATGGACCATCCAATGATTTACAAGGATCCT ATGCAGCAATATTGCTTGGGACGTCAAACAACGTTTCCTGCAGATCATTCTAAACTAGATAGTTGCTTCATATTAGATGTTAGTAATATCTTGGATGGAACTATTATAACACCTTCCACCCAATTTACAAAGATTTGGCGGATGAAGAACAATGGTAGTGTTGTCTGGCCTCATGGGACACATTTTGTGTGGATTGGGGGAAATTTGTTCAGCAAGACAATTTCTTGCGACTTAAAG ATTCCTGCTGAAGGGTTTCCTGTTGACAAAGAAATTGACATTGCAGTTGATTTTACTGCTCCAGTACAGCCTGGTCGTTATGTCTCGTATTGGAGGATGTCCACACCATCGGGCCATAAATTTGGACAACGTGTTTGGGTTCTCATCCAG GTCAATTCTTCTTTCAAGGACCCATTCAGCAAAACTGTCCATGGTTCAATTTTAAAATGGCCTCCTATTAGCGGTGGTGTCATCACGGACTACCAGGACAACAATGTTCGTGGTAACCCTGTCTATCAAGATAGCCTTTTCAACATTGAGAATTATGGAAATTATGGCAAGACGATAATGGAACAAATGGCCGATACTCCTTATAGGGGCCAGGGGTTTAGTCTTCCACCTGACAGTACTCTGTTAGGTGCAGGAGCGAAATCAAATTCAGCTCTACTTGAAGCTTCTTTGCCAGTACAGTATCCAGCTGTTGACCTGTCCAAAGTTGAACCAGTTTCTGCTCCCCAATATTCAGATGCGGGTGTTCCTAACTCGATGGTAGGCGTCGGACAAGATAAGGATGAAGTCGAGAAAACCCTTTTGCAGGATCTCGACGAGATGGGCTTTAAGCAGGTTGATTTGAACAAAAAGCTTTTGAGGAACAATGATTATGATTTGGAAGGAACGCTCAATGATCTGTGTGTGTGGGATCCTATTCTCATGGAGTAG
- the LOC141723741 gene encoding protein JOKA2-like isoform X1, with amino-acid sequence MATFIVIKVQYGETLRRFSSQIVDGKLDLDMNALREKVHSLYSFPVGSELVLTYIDEDKDVVTLADEEDLNDIVRQSLNPLRITVKLNTKKTARSHTKSSGNVTPVREPEVQIPLQVKSTSASDVLNSLPDTVRETILKLSTELGFDISSSSGYADLLDSLAKMGLSYLKEVSVSGAKGGPLESFNDATVIKDTNSSVAVMNTQVPEKKSNNTEQDKQSGFSENFVMKATDMENVKDKPSTLSAKTTSDTLNGTGGGKQDKGDNFRLHDKWGNRNTGSSEGSKAGNNAQFGHKMGAKKSIESLRWGNQVVRPQISKDARYGHKIEAVKSVEPRQGWYSEPWTGAESSFSNFSSVNKSQHPGCTDPFKRSYNPSNGISNIFHSGVRCDGCGIHPISGPRFKSKVKEDFDLCSICFADIGIEAEYIRMDHPMIYKDPMSCCFQMQQYCLGRQTTFPADHSKLDSCFILDVSNILDGTIITPSTQFTKIWRMKNNGSVVWPHGTHFVWIGGNLFSKTISCDLKIPAEGFPVDKEIDIAVDFTAPVQPGRYVSYWRMSTPSGHKFGQRVWVLIQVNSSFKDPFSKTVHGSILKWPPISGGVITDYQDNNVRGNPVYQDSLFNIENYGNYGKTIMEQMADTPYRGQGFSLPPDSTLLGAGAKSNSALLEASLPVQYPAVDLSKVEPVSAPQYSDAGVPNSMVGVGQDKDEVEKTLLQDLDEMGFKQVDLNKKLLRNNDYDLEGTLNDLCVWDPILME; translated from the exons ATGGCGACTTTCATTGTCATAAAG GTTCAATACGGTGAAACGCTTAGGCGCTTCAGTTCACAAATTGTTGATGGGAAGCTCGATCTTGACATGAATGCACTTAGAGAGAAAGTCCATTCTCTTTATAGCTTTCCTGTTGGTTCTGAACTTGTTTTGACATACAttgatgaagataaagatgtGGTGACACTTGCTGATGAAGAAGATCTTAATGATATCGTGAGGCAGTCCCTGAATCCTCTGAGGATAACGGTGAAATTGAATACGAAAAAGACTGCTAGATCTCATACTAAATCAAGTGGAAATGTAACCCCTGTGAGAGAGCCTGAAGTTCAGATTCCGTTGCAAGTTAAGAGCACTAGTGCTTCTGACGTACTGAACTCTCTCCCAGATACTGTTCGTGAAACCATTTTGAAATTGTCAACTGAGTTGGGATTCGATATTAGCTCTTCATCAGGGTATGCCGATCTTCTTGATTCGTTAGCAAAGATGGGTCTTTCCTATCTGAAAGAGGTTTCTGTATCTGGTGCAAAAGGTGGACCTTTAGAAAGTTTTAATGATGCAACAGTGATTAAGGATACAAACAGTTCTGTAGCTGTCATGAACACACAAGTTCCTGAAAAGAAAAGCAACAACACAGAACAAGATAAGCAATCTGGTTTCTCTGAGAACTTTGTTATGAAAGCTACTGACATGGAAAATGTCAAGGATAAGCCTTCAACTTTGTCTGCAAAAACAACTTCCGACACATTAAATGGTACTGGTGGTGGCAAGCAAGATAAAGGTGATAACTTTCGTCTTCATGATAAATGGGGAAATCGAAATACTGGTTCATCTGAAGGGAGCAAGGCTGGAAACAATGCCCAATTTGGTCATAAGATGGGAGCTAAGAAGTCAATTGAATCCCTCCGGTGGGGGAACCAAGTTGTCCGCCCTCAAATCTCAAAAGATGCTCGATATGGTCATAAGATAGAGGCTGTGAAATCAGTTGAACCTCGTCAGGGGTGGTACAGTGAACCCTGGACTGGGGCTGAATCATCTTTTTCAAATTTCTCATCTGTGAATAAAAGTCAGCATCCTGGTTGCACAGACCCATTCAAAAGGAGTTACAACCCCAGTAATGGTATCAGCAATATCTTCCACAGTGGCGTTCGATGTGATGGCTGTGGCATCCATCCAATAAGTGGACCCCGTTTTAAATCTAAAGT GAAGGAGGATTTTGATTTGTGTAGCATATGCTTTGCTGATATAGGAATTGAGGCTGAATACATTAGAATGGACCATCCAATGATTTACAAGGATCCT ATGTCATGTTGTTTCCAGATGCAGCAATATTGCTTGGGACGTCAAACAACGTTTCCTGCAGATCATTCTAAACTAGATAGTTGCTTCATATTAGATGTTAGTAATATCTTGGATGGAACTATTATAACACCTTCCACCCAATTTACAAAGATTTGGCGGATGAAGAACAATGGTAGTGTTGTCTGGCCTCATGGGACACATTTTGTGTGGATTGGGGGAAATTTGTTCAGCAAGACAATTTCTTGCGACTTAAAG ATTCCTGCTGAAGGGTTTCCTGTTGACAAAGAAATTGACATTGCAGTTGATTTTACTGCTCCAGTACAGCCTGGTCGTTATGTCTCGTATTGGAGGATGTCCACACCATCGGGCCATAAATTTGGACAACGTGTTTGGGTTCTCATCCAG GTCAATTCTTCTTTCAAGGACCCATTCAGCAAAACTGTCCATGGTTCAATTTTAAAATGGCCTCCTATTAGCGGTGGTGTCATCACGGACTACCAGGACAACAATGTTCGTGGTAACCCTGTCTATCAAGATAGCCTTTTCAACATTGAGAATTATGGAAATTATGGCAAGACGATAATGGAACAAATGGCCGATACTCCTTATAGGGGCCAGGGGTTTAGTCTTCCACCTGACAGTACTCTGTTAGGTGCAGGAGCGAAATCAAATTCAGCTCTACTTGAAGCTTCTTTGCCAGTACAGTATCCAGCTGTTGACCTGTCCAAAGTTGAACCAGTTTCTGCTCCCCAATATTCAGATGCGGGTGTTCCTAACTCGATGGTAGGCGTCGGACAAGATAAGGATGAAGTCGAGAAAACCCTTTTGCAGGATCTCGACGAGATGGGCTTTAAGCAGGTTGATTTGAACAAAAAGCTTTTGAGGAACAATGATTATGATTTGGAAGGAACGCTCAATGATCTGTGTGTGTGGGATCCTATTCTCATGGAGTAG